The DNA window GAGCATGTCCCGAAGTAAGGCTTTCCCCTCAGCAGCGTTCTCCAACGGGCATGTCCTGGAACTCATCCGCACCGGCAAAGCCACCACCCGCACGGAGCTCGGGCGCGTCACCGGCCTCTCCCGGCCCGCCGTCGCACTACGCGTCGGGGAACTCGTAGCCCATGGGCTCGTACTCGAGGAAACGACCGCTCCTTCCAACGGAGGGCGCCCACCCAGCCAGCTGCAATTCAACTCCTCTGGCGGGGTCATCCTCACCGCGGCTCTCGGAATCTCGCGCAGCCAGGTCGCCGTGTGCGACCTGTCCGGCCGCGTGCTGGCGCAGGAGAACGGTTCTCCACACGTGGAACACGGTCCCACAGCCGCCCTGGAATGGGTGATGGACAGCTGGGAGAGCCTTATAGGAAAGACCGGACACACGGTCCACGACGTCTACGGGACAGGCATCAGCGTCCCCGCCACCGTCGAGTTCGCCGTGGCCCGCACCCAGAATCCCCCCGTGCTCGCCAACTGGAGCGACGTCGCCGTGGAACCCCAGGTGGCAGAACGTTTCCCCGGCCCTGTCCTCCTCGACAACGACGTCAACGTGATGGCTCTGGCAGAGCACCGTTCCCTGCACGGCGCCCCGGACGCTGACGACATGATCGTCGTCAAGGCCTCCACAGGCATCGGGGCCGGCATCATTTCCGGCGGTGCGCTGGTACGCGGTTCGCTCGGTGCGGCTGGGGAACTCGGCCACATCCCGGTGCGCACGTCCTCCACCAGGCCGTGCCGGTGCGGAAACACCGACTGTCTCGAAACCGTCGCCGGAGGCGCCGCACTTGTGGAGCACCTCGCCGCCCACCCCACGAACGCCGAGACCGTGCACGAGGTCGCGGAGTTGGCACACGGTGGGGACCCCCAGGCGACCTATGCCGTCCGAACGGCCGGGCGTCACCTCGGCGAGGTGCTCGCGGGAGCGGTCAACCTCCTCAACCCCGCTGTGATCACCCTGGGCGGGGATCTCGCCTACGCCTACGATCCGCTGGTGGCCGGGGTCCGTGAGGTCATCTTCCGACGTTCCACCGCCCTGGCCACACGACAGCTACGCATCGTGGGAAGCGAACTCGGTGAGCAGGCCGGGCTGCTCGGTTGCGCGGTGATGGTGCTCGACCACATCCTCTCTCCCGAGGCGGTGAACGCCATGATCGCCTCCCAGACCTCCCGGTAGCAGACACCACGCAAAGCACAGCGGCCGGGCGCCGCGCGCTCACGAGAACCCCTGCTCGCCGCCCCGAAGGCGGTACTGTGGCCCCTATGGAGAATGCATCTAACCGGCCGTCCACCTCGGTTGAGGACTACGTGAAGGTCATCTACGACCTTCAGGAACGCGGCTCGGGCCCGGTGACGATCTCCAGAATGGCCGAACGGCTGTCGGTGTCTAACTCGTCCGTCTCCGGCATGCTCCGCAAGCTCAGTGAGCTCGGCCTGGTGCACCACCAGCGTTACGGCGCCGTCCAGCTCACCGACACCGGAACGAAGACCGCGCTGTCGGTACTGCGACGTCACCGGCTCCTGGAAACCTATCTCGTGGAAGCACTCGGCTACTCGTGGGACGAAGTGCACGACGAGGCCGAGGAGCTCGAGCACGTCGTGTCCGACACGTTCGTCAACCGGATCGCGGAAAGTCTGGGAAACCCCCTGGTGGACCCCCACGGGGATCCCATACCCACCCGTGACGGAAGCACCGTCGAACGGGACGTCCGCCGGCTCTCGCAGGCCGAGACCGGAGCCACCGGCGTCATCGTCCGGGTGAACGACTCCGATCCCAACCTGTTGCGCTACCTGGCCGAACAGCGCATCGGCATCGGTATGCGGGTGGAGGTGCTGGGGCACCAACCCTTCGGCGGGCCACTAGTCATCCGTATCGGCTCCGCCGACGACCAACGCGAACAGACTCTCGGCGTCGTCGCCGCGGAGGCTCTGTGGTTCGCGCCGGCGGGGGAGTAGTCCGCCGGCGGCTCACCGGCGAAGCAGCGCACAGTCCCCGCACATGCCGCACCCGGGTATGCGGTAGTACAGACAGCACGTCGCACGGACGAACGCGTGCTGCTCTCCGGACCGGTCAAACTCTCCGAGACCGGTGAACGGTTCACGCCCCAGTAACAGCTCCGTCAGAACAACGGCGTCGTCAGTGACCCACGGACGGTCCCGCGCCAGTGCCTGTACGGTTCCGGCCAGGGAGGAGGCAGCGTTTCCCCACAACAGACGGGGTGCCACCTTCACCTGGGAGCGCAACGCCGTAGCGATCGGGGCGAGGGTTCCCTGAACGACCCGCTGGTGGATCAGCTCGGCCAGTGAGTCGACGCGTGGGGTGTGAAACGTATCGGACGCCGGTGGTTCCCCGACCAGTGCGAGTGGCAGCATCCCCCCTTCGGGGCGCCACCGCAGCGCGCCGGGATCGAGTGCCACCCCATGGCACAGCGCCGCGCCCACGGTTGGCGACAGCAGGCGGGATGCCAGTCCCTGGTACATGATGGAGGCGGCAACACGCCGTTCCACACGGGAAACGGCGACACCGGCACGGGACGCCAGCCGGGTGCGCACCTCACTGACGCGCTCCTCCAGGTAACCAGGGTGCTCCCACAGCTCCCGGAGGGGAAGCCACCCCGATCCGGTCTCTCGCATGTCAACCGAGAAGAACGCGTTGACCGCGGAGACGTCACTGACCGCTGCCCGCACCCCGGAACCGGCCACTGCTGTCCTCACCTCCCTGCCGACGTTCTCCGGAAACGGTCTCACGTACCAGGAGGCGAGGAGCCATCCGGGCAGCCCGGACCTCACCCGACGTTGGAGGAAGACACGTACTGCGCTTTCCCGTGCCCGAGCGACCAGTCGGCCGCCTCGTTCTCGGCCAGGACAACGAACACGTTCCGCGGTTCGGTACCCGCGTACTCGTGGGCCAACTCGGCGATCCGCCGGTACATGTCCTGTTTCTGCGACGGGGTGCGCCCGGAACGCATCGTGATGGCGACGTACACGATGTCGTCGTCACGATGCACATCGGGATAACCGTCGTAGCGCAGCGTGCTGTTGACGCCGTCGTGATTGGTCAGTACCTGGAACCGGTCGTCGTACGGGAAACCGATGGTCTCCACCATGGCGTCGTGCACGGCGCGGCCGAGCGCGTTGAGCCGGTCTCTGCCGACCCGCCACACGTGGATGCTCCTCAAGACCGCCGAAGCGAGGTCACCGTGGGGGCGGGATGTCCACCCAGCTGGGCAGCGGTTCCATGTGGGAACGCCACTCCTGCGGCAGATGGCCTCCCGGGACTCGGGTGGCGACGATACCGCCCACGATGGCGCACGTGGTGTCGGCGTCACCGCCAGGCGCAACCGTGTGCCACAACGCGCCGGGGTAGTCGTCGAGGTGTTTGGCTGCCACCCACAGCGTGAACGGAACCGTGTCGGCCGCGGTGATCCTGCTACCGCAGCCCAGCTCCCGAGCCACGGCGTGAGGGTCGGACACCACGAGAAGACTGCGTGCGTTGGCGATCCCGTCACATACGCTCCCGGCGGGGACGTACTCCAACGTCTCCTCGAGGAAAGCCCCGGCTCCCGTCGGTTCGTTGCGAGCCGCGACGGCCGCCGCGACAGCGACCGCGACGGCCCCGGCGATGCCGTCGGGGTGAGTGTGGGTCACCTGGGCCGACACCGCTGCGTTGCGGGCGGCGTGGTCAGTACTGTCAGCGAACCACGCCCCGAGCGGCGCCACCCGCATCGCAGCGCCGTTCCCCAACGAGCCGGCACCGTCGAACTGGGCTGCGGCGAGCTCACGCCAGTCCCCGCCCTCACGGATGTCGCGCAACAGCCGGCCGGCAGCCGGCCCGTAGGCGCGGTCCGGGTTGTAGTGCGCGGCGAAGCTGGCAGCCAGCGCGTCCGGATCGACGCTTCCGTCACGGACCAGCTCGCTGTAGACCGAACAGGCCATCTCCGTGTCGTCGCTCCACGGCCACGGGCCGGGAGGAAGTACCCGTTCGGCCAGTGTGTGCTGGTCCGCGCCGACGAAGATCCGCGACCCGAAACCGTCGCCGATCGCCAACCCCGTCAGTGCGGTCCGGGCGCGCTGCGTTGGTGTGGTTTCGGTACGCAACATGACGGTACTAGTCGTGCCCAATACAGGCGCTGTCATACCTGCCGCCCGAAACCACACGGGAAGGAACATCCCTGGCACCGTTCGGAAAGCATGTCGACGTGTGTACACGCTCTGAGCACACGGAGCGGCCTGTTCCCGCGCACGACAGGAAACAGTTCCCAACCCCCTGGTGAGTGGCCCACGGGACCGTGTGTCCGATACTGGGCAGTGAGACTGGACCGCGTCGGAAAGAGACGACTGTGAGCGCCACAGCACCGGAGACGCCATTGGCGGGCTCCACCATCGGGGTTACCGCCGCACGCCGCGTTGAGGAACAAGCGACGATGCTGCGCCGCTACGGCGCCTTGGTGCGCTGCGCACCAACGATGCGGACCGTTCCCCTGAGTGACGACCACCGGTTGGTGGACGCGTCCCACGAGCTCCTCGAGCACCCCGTGGACGTGATCGTCGTCACCACCGGGGCAGGTCTCACCGGCTGGGTGCAGGCCGCCCAGGAGTGGGGGATCGGCGCACCCCTGGTTCAGGCGATGGCAACAGCCAGGATCGTCGTACGCGGCCCGAAAGCCAAGGGCGCGGTACGTTCCGTCGACCTCACGGAAGAGTGGACGGCACCGAACGAGACGTCCGATGAAATGCTGGACTACCTCCTTGGGGAGTTCCCGGCAGGACTGCGCATCGCGGTGCAGGTGCACGGGGACCCCATGACCGACTTCTGCGCGGCGCTGCGCACGGCCGGCGCCACCGTCATCGAGGTTCCGGTGTACCGCTGGACCGAACCCGAGGACGTGGGGGCGGTGGACGACCTGGTGACCGCTGTGGTGCGACGCGAACTCGAGGCGGTCACCTTCACCAGCGCACCCGCTGTTTCGGGGCTGTTCCGCCGCGCCGAAGCGCTCGGTGCCGAGGACGAGATGGTAGCCGCCTTCAGCGACAGGGTGCTCGCGATGAGCGTGGGACCGGTGACGGCACACCCTCTGATGAGCCGGGATGTCCCCACACTGTGGCCGCAACGCAACCGCACAGGCGCCATGGTGCGCAAACTCGCCGAGACGTTGGCGGACCGGTCGGGGTGAGGGCGGACCCTCGCGTGTCCACACCCGGCATCATCCGTACACGCACACTCGATGACGGAAAGCGATAATACGCGGTAAACCAGAACTCCAACTTTCGTTATCGTGCTGTTACGCGTATGGTCGTTCCTGGTCGGCACGCAACCGTCGCCGAGACTGCGTCGTCAGCCGACCCACCACCCCACCCCATGCCCCGGGTGGCCCGCCGCGCCCCCGCACCGGCCCTACAACCCTCACAGGGCCGGTACTGCGCGGCCACATCCCGTCCCCGTTCAAAGGATGCTGCATCGTGGGCAGTCACGAACCTTTCCGTGCGCCGGTGTTCCAGCGCATGAAAAGCAAACGTGCGATTGTTGTCACCGCCGTTGCAGGAGCCGTGCTCATCACTGGCGGTACCGCCGGCGCCGCCGCCATCGGCGATCTCGCCCCCGGTCCCGAATCCGCCGCAATGACGGTTCCCGAAGCCGACATCGCCGGTCTCACCCCTTCCGACCCGACCCCTGGGAAGGATGGGAAGAAAGACACGGAGGGCGAACAGGAGCAAGCACGCGAGAGCGCCTCGCAAAGCGCGGACAGCACGACACAGCAGAAGGAAGAACCCGAGGAAGAGCCACAGGACGAGGAGAACACCTCCGCGTCCGGCCAGTCCGACAACGGCGGCGACAGTTCCGGATCGGAGGATCTCACCCCCACCGGTCAGAGCGTCTCCTGTGAAGCCTCCATGTACAGCGAGCCCCAGCCCACCGCCAGCGGGGAACAGTTCGACCCCAGTGCCATGACAGCCGCACACAAGAGTCTGCCGATGGACACGAAGGTCAACGTCACCAACCCCTCCAACGGCAAATCAGTAACCGTACGCATCAACGACCGCGGACCGTACGTCGAAGGCCGTTGCCTGGACCTGTCCACCGCCTCGTTCGAGAAGATCGCCTCACCCAACGCTGGAGTCACCGATGTCCAATGGCAGGTCGTGAGCTGAACCGCCTGGTGGCTCCCCACCTGCTTCCGGGGAGCCACCGCTGGCCGTCTGCCCTCGCCGACGGCGACCGGCGCCGACCGGAAGTCCACGCACCGCAACGACAGCAGAGGCAGCCTGGCCCGAACGAACGGCCCAGGACAGCACACGGAATGAGGCTGTGACGACATCAACTCTCAACACCTGACGCGAGGCCGATCGCGCGCGGCCTCAGACGCTGTGCGGCCGGGCGCACACGGGCAGCCCGACAGAGCCGACCCGAGGTCCGGCTTGAGGGTGAGCGGAAGAAGGTGCCAGGTCTCAAGAGCGGGCGGAGTCGCGCGGTGTGTCCTCTGTCCTCACGACGACGGCGGCCGCGGGAACCCCACGGCGACGCGGAAGAACGGCTCAAACGGTTCTCCAGCGGCGGTGGTCCCGGCCGCTTGAGTTCGCACCAGCGGGTCGGCAACCGGACGGTCCGAGCCCGGATCGCGGCCCGCCCCCGGACACCGGCGAAACGCCGCCGCCATCGTGACCGCGTCACAACTAACGCGAACCGGGTCCACGACCAGGCAACAATGCTGCGGTGACGGGAAGCCTGCCTTCGTGGCAGCTACCGTGCTTCGGCCCAACAGAACACGGGATCCGGAACCACGACAGCCAGCGCGCAAAGAATCACGTCACGAAGCGCTCGGAGCGGCAGCAGAAGGGGTCTGAGGAAGCTGAGTACAGAAATTAGCGGTAGTACTCTCTGTAACTGTTATTGCTCAGAGTTACCTTCTGACTTGCTGAGATACCGGTAGATGCTTGAGCGGGTGACGCCGAACTCAGCGGCGATCTGGGCCACGGTGTAGCGGCGTTTGCCGTCCTCAGCGGTTTCCTCATACATCTGGCGGGCGAGCTGAACCTGGCGGGGGCCGAGCTTGGGTTTCTGCCCACCGGTGCGGCCGCGGGCGCGAGCAGCCTGCAGCCCATCAATGGTGCGCTCGCTCAGCAGAGCGTGTTCGAACTCGGCAATGGCGCCCAGGATCTGGAAGAACATCCGGCCCACAGCAGTGGCGGTGTCGATGCCCTGGTCCAGCACGACCAGGTCCACTCCCCGGCGCTGGAGGTTCTTGGACAGCTCGATGAGGTGTTCCAGGGAACGCCCCAACCGGTCGAGCTTGGTGACCACGAGCTGGCCGCCCTCGCGGGTGACCATGAGGGCGTTGTCCAGCTCAGGGCGTCTTGCCAGCGAGCCGGAGGCGTTGTCGATGAAGACGCGCTGGCAGTCGGCCGCTACCAGCGCGTCGTGTTGGGCTTCAGGGTGTTGGTCGCGAGTGGAGACCCGTCCGTACCCGATCCGCATGCGGTGAGCGTATCGAAAACCGGGGTTGGTGTTACATAGGCGCGGACACGGGTTGTGTTACACCTTCACCCCCGGGGAGAACGCAGGGGGTTGCCGATTAATTACTTACGGATCTCGGAGTCAGTGACCCTCTACGATTCCACTATGACAGAGCGTACTGAACCGGTGCTCGCGGACGTATTCGCCAAGCTCTTGCGCCACATGGACGAACGGCAGAAGCGCCTGACCGCGGGAGCCGCAGCACGGGCCCTCGGCCACGGCGGCATCCGCACGATCGCGCGAGCGACGCGCATCGCCGAGTCCACCATCGCCCGAGGCGCAGACGAACTCAACACCGCCACGGAATCGCACGGACGCACCCGCGTGGCGGGCGCAGGCCGCAAACCGCTGCGCGATACCGACCCGGGCCTGGTCCCGGCCCTATTGGCACTGGTGGAGCCCGACCAGCGCGGCGACCCCGAATCCCCACTGCGCTGGACCACCAAGTCCACACGCAACCTGGCTCAGGAACTGACCCGCCAGGGACATCCGGTCGGCTCCGACACCGTCGCGGCCCTACTCAAAGCAGAAGGGTTCTCCCTGCAGGCCATCTCCCGCACCACCGAGGGCGCCCGCCACCCCGACCGCGACGTCCAGTTTCGCTACATCAACGACCAGGCCACCGAGCACCTGGAGGCCGGCCGACCAGTCATCAGCGTCGACGCCAAGAAGGAGGAAGTTCTCGGCGGCTATGCCGTGGCCGGACGTGAATGGCACCGCACCGGGCAACCGGTCCGGGTGCGTGCCCATGACTTCCCCGACAAGGGGGGCGGCCAAGGCGGTGCCCTACGGCATCTACGACATTGGTGCCGATGCCGGCTGGGTGACGGTCGGCTGCGACGGCGATGCCGCCCGCTTCGCGGTGGCCACCCTGCGCCGCTGGTGGCAGGGCCACGGGCGGCGCCGCTACCTCGAGGCCAGTCGGCTGTTGATCACCGCCCGCACCGCCCAGAACCTGGCCGACCTGGTGGGAAGGACCACCCCGAAATCAAGCAGTAATTAATCGGCAACCCCCTGTCTCGCGCGCCCGCTGCAACACCCATATCCGCAGGTCAGATAACGAAGTACGGCTGCCGTACCAGCGCACTAACACACTCTTTACTGGAAATCCAAGAATCGAGCTTGGCCACAATGGGCCAAAGAGCTAAAGTTTTAAATATCCTGTGATGGAAAGCGTACGAACGAGGTTAGCGAGTTTGCTGTGAACATTGCCACTCCTGGTGCAGTCTATGGCCTAACACGTCCAGCGCACGCAGAAACCTACTCACTCAAGATCGCATCAAAAAATAGCTACTCCGGGATTGCGAGGGTCTGTATATATTTGTTTACATATCAGAAACGAAGAGTCCCCCAGGAAAGGATTCACCATGTTGAGGAGAACCTCCTTCGTCTCCAGTGCCATCGCCATCACCGCAGCGATGTCCATCACTCTTTCCGGTATGTCTCCGGCTTCAGCCGAGGAGATCCCAGTCATGGGAGGCCATGAGGTGATGCAGGTCGATGCACAGTCCCAGGCTTCTCCAGAAGAGGTAAACGAGATCCTCGCTCAGGAACTGACCGAGGAAGAGCTGGCCCTTATCGACGAGCATTTCGATACCGCCTCCGAAGACGAGGTCGGAACCCGGGCCTTACCCGCCGTCGTTGTCGCTGCCGCAGCCTGGTGCGCGCGTGGCGCGCTCGCCAGTGTTCCCACTACTGCCTTGACCGACCTTATTAATGGCCAGAGCTCTAGCTGGCAAACCTACGCGCAGAACGCAGCTGTGGGATGCTTGGTCGGCGAAGTCGGAGGTGTCGTATGGCGCGCGATCCCTCAGGCTGCGAAGAAGGCCGCAATCCGCGGAGTGTTTGTCTACTACTTGTCCATTCGCGGACCCCAGTAATTATCCGCAAAAGTGGGTTATTCACCAATGCGCAAGATAAATTATGGAATCCGTTGTCGCATTTCTATTCCTGATCAAAATATTATTATCTTTGGCCTTCGTTTTCTTTGGGAGGATGGGATTACGGAACAACAAAAACTATCTCGGTGATACCCCCGACCGTGTAGACTTCGACCCCGAACTTCGCAGGAAAGCGAACAAGATATTAATCATCTGGGGGTTGTGTGCCTTCGTGCTATCTCTTCCTCCTTTTCTTTGGTCCTTCAATGTCGCTTCCTCAGAGGAATCGTTCTCGATGGTCGGCCTAGCACTCCTTGTTGCGTATAGCATCATCACTACCTCAGCACTGCTTTACCCCTTCGAACGAATTAAGAAGATAGGAAATGCGATCAACTCGCATTGACAAGTAGTTCACTCGATTTGGGGAACCCCGACCATCTATGTTCTTTCCCATCATCAGGAGGTACCCAGCGCGGTGTCATAGCGTCGTAGCAACACCACAGTTCACAGAGGGGTGCTATGAGGGGCGACGACCGTTGATCCTGGGGGAATAAGTACCTCGACATCTCCCAGTACTGGCCGTATCTGACCGCTAATATCGAGGACATCAACAACCGGCCCTGGCCCTGCCTGGACTACCTCACCCCCAAAGGAAGTCATGCAGCAGCTCCTTATCGACGGCGTTGTTTCCACGGATTAACACCGCCCGATCCGTGAGGCACTGCTCATGGCAAGGTATTGGGGTCTGAGACTGGCAGGAAGATGTCCGCCTTCCACTGGCATGTGGGGGACGGAAGGCGGACATCCCACCGCTCAACTCACACGCCAACGACAGCGCCCCAACCCGCTATCGCCTTCGTCAGACCATCAGTGTGAGCCAGGTCCTGCAGATCCTGCAGCAGCGCGCCGCAGTACGCACGGGCCGCGTCCTCATCGATAGGATTAATGACCATAGCTGGAGACTACTCATCAGTTAGCACCTGATGCTACGCCCATTACCAGCACCTCTCTATGCCAGATCCTTTTTCATAGCTCGGTGGCACAGACCTTCCCGTGCCACAGCGTCTTCGGCGGGGGCGGCCGTTCTACTCCTCGGTTGCTTCAGGATCGCGGAGCGGACGCAGCCCGGCCTGCACGTCGGGTTGGGGGAAGGTGTAGGAGCCCAGGAAGTTGATGTGTTCGCAGATCAGTGGGGACAAGCGGGCGCACATGTCCTCAGTAGCGGGAAACCCGTCAGCGCGTAGCTGGTCTACGGCGGCGTCGATGTAGAGACTGTTCCACCACACCACGGCGTTGAGTGCCAATCCCAGCGATCCGAGTTGGTCTTCCAGGCCCTGGCGGTAGCGTTGGCGTAGCTCGCCGCGGTTGCCGTGGCAGATCTTGCGGGCCAGCCCGTGGCGGGCCTCGGAGGTGTTGAGCTGGGCAGTAATCATGCGCCGGTAGCTCTCGTCGTGCAGGAACTGCAGCAGGTGCAGGGTCTTGAAGATGCGGCCGTAGTGGGCGAAGGCATCGCCCAGCCCGATGGGCCGGCCGTCACGGGAGAGCATGCGCATCAGGTCATGGGCACGCACCGCCCCGGTGGTCAGCGAGCCGGCCACGCGCAGCATGTCTTCCCAGTGGGCCCGGATCTTGTCCAGGTGGACGGTATGGCGCGACATCGTATCCAGGGGTCCGTAGTGGGCGTGGGTGTTGGTGCGCCACAACCTGGTGTCGCCCAGATCGGCGATGCGTGGGGAGAACTGGTAACCGCAGATCGCGAACAACCCGAAGACGAGATCGGAGTAGGAAGCGTTGTCGGTGACCACCCTTTCGGGTTTCTCGCCGCCGTCGCGGGCGTGGATGGCGTCCAGGATGAACAGCGAGTCGCGCAGCGTTCCGGGCACGACCACTCCACCTAGGCCCATGACCTGGTCGTTGACGACGTTGAGCCAGGTGGCGCCGCGTTTACGCAACCCGAAGTACTTCGGGTTGGCCCGCGTATGCAGGTTGTTGACCGGGACGACGAAGCGCATTCCGTCGGCCGAGGCGAGCAGTCCTCCGCCCCAGGAGTCGACGATGCCGATGTCGGATTGGGCTTCGATGAGGCGAGCGTTGGCGGCACTGATGGTCTCGGCGCGGACATAGCCCTGGTCAACCTGGTGCAGCCGACTGCGGGTCAGAGCGGCAACGCCGGGTTTGGCCACGGGAGTCAGCCCGATGTTGCAGGCTTCAGACACCAGCAGTGCGCACAGGCTGGCGTTGAAGTCCTCCATGCGGGTCTCGGCCCCGGAGATATGGGTGAAGTCGCGGGTGAAACCGGTGCGGGCGGCCACCTCCATCAGTAGGTCGGGAAAGTCCACCCGCGGCATCATCGCCTCCACCCGGGCACGGAACTGACCCATCAGGGGCGGTTCGGCCCCAGCCCCCAGGGGGTCCATGCGCAGTTTGCCACCGTCGAACTGCACGGCAGTGTTGGTGCTCAACCCCTCCAGCACCCGGTGGTAGCCGTCCTCCAACGCCGAGGCGAGTTCAGCCAGGTGCGCGGCGGGCTCGGATTCCAGGCCCAGTGCCGCCAGCACCGTGGGCCGTGTGTGCTCCCACTGCTGTCCGGATAGTAGGCGAGCGCGGGGATCACCCCACCGGTCACCGCCGCGAGCGAACACATCACGGCGCCGTAGCGCCTTGTGCAGGTGTTCCATGACGCACATGATGAAAGCGGTCTTGTCGATGCGCCCCGGATCCACGTTCGGGTTGGCAAAGATGGGGCGCTTCCAGGACCCTCCGGTGAGCTCGGCGTGGGCGGCGATGTCCTCAGCGCGGTAGTGCTTACGACTGCGAGCCATGGGAGCGGCGGTACGCAACGCGTCCAGTACCGGTTGTCCTGCCTCGGTGGCATCGAACTCGATAACGTCCAGCAGTAGCTCGATGAAGCCCTGCACGGTGCGGTAGCGCTTGACCAAGCGGGCGCGCCACTCCGCAGCGGCGTCAGCGTCGTCGGGAACTTGCTCGGCCACGGTGTTGACCGCGGTGACGAGCTTCTGACGGTCAACAACCTCCTCGATGGCGTTCCACACCTGCGGCAGTGAGACCGCCTGTTCGTGGCTGTCCTGGGATGTCGCCAGCAACACCTCCAGGGCTTGGGCCATGTTCTTGGCTGCCATGCGCAGTTCAGGCAATCTGTTCAGCTTGTCCTCGTTGCCCTCGCGCACCGACCGGTTAATCAGCTTGGAGACCATTAGCAGATTCAAGACGTCCAGGGCGTCATCCACCGAGGACGTCTCCAGGCTGCGTACCGTTGCCAGCAGGGTCGCGCTCTTGCGGTATTCGTCCAACCCACGCAGGGTCGGAGCTTTGGACTTCAGCCCGTACTTGGCCAGAGCGTCCAGTTTGACCGCCGGAACGTCGGCGACATCGATTTGGCCCGTACCTACCGATGAGATCTCGGAGACACGGTCCAAGGCGGCGACCATGGCATGGCTTGAGGCCCGGGTCGGCTCGCTACGCAGCCGCTCCAGCTCCGAGCGTCGCCTGTCCTCGGGCACATGCAACAGCCCGGTCATGGCTGTCTGCACCGTTGTGGGGAGGCGCTGGTGCATGTTCGCATGCAGCCGGGCGTTCTCCTCCCGGCGCACGGTCGCTACCATCCGGGCCAGCACCGTCAAGCCCGGGAGTAGCACCTTGTTCTCCACCAGATACACCACGGCCCGATCGAACAAAGTCCGCGGTCCTTCCTCAGTGGTCCACACCCGCGCGGCCAGGAACGTCCGTAGTTCTTCCTGGCCCGCCGCGAAGTCGCGATAGCCGAACGCGTCCCGGATCTCCCAGGAATGCTCATAGGCGGTCTGCTGACGCCGTCGGTATTCACCAACGCAGGCGGGATCTATGTCGAGCTGTTCGGCGACGAAAGTGATCGCTGAGGTAGGAAGGCCGGTGGGGTTGTCCGGCAGGAAGACTCCCAGCATGCGCACAGTGCCCCACTGCAGGGTCCATCCCAGCTTGGAGGCCGGCCCCCGCTTGGCCGTAGCCATGGCCCGCGCCTGACTGTCGAGGCGGAAGAACTGCTCCAGCTCGCTCACAGACACCTCGGCGGGGAAACGAGCGTAGCGGGCGATCTGTTCATCGGAGAGAAAATCATGTGGCATGGGCCAGAACGTAGGGCCACCGCACCCGCCCATCAGGGCAGTGTCACCAAACCGCAGCCAAGATCACGGCCTTACCGCTAATTTCTGTACTCAGCTTCCCCAGACCCCCAGAACCGTTCTCGACTACCGATCGTTACCGTCCGTAAGCCGGTGAACGAAGAACCTCACGCTGTCTTTC is part of the Haloactinospora alba genome and encodes:
- a CDS encoding Tn3 family transposase, whose amino-acid sequence is MPHDFLSDEQIARYARFPAEVSVSELEQFFRLDSQARAMATAKRGPASKLGWTLQWGTVRMLGVFLPDNPTGLPTSAITFVAEQLDIDPACVGEYRRRQQTAYEHSWEIRDAFGYRDFAAGQEELRTFLAARVWTTEEGPRTLFDRAVVYLVENKVLLPGLTVLARMVATVRREENARLHANMHQRLPTTVQTAMTGLLHVPEDRRRSELERLRSEPTRASSHAMVAALDRVSEISSVGTGQIDVADVPAVKLDALAKYGLKSKAPTLRGLDEYRKSATLLATVRSLETSSVDDALDVLNLLMVSKLINRSVREGNEDKLNRLPELRMAAKNMAQALEVLLATSQDSHEQAVSLPQVWNAIEEVVDRQKLVTAVNTVAEQVPDDADAAAEWRARLVKRYRTVQGFIELLLDVIEFDATEAGQPVLDALRTAAPMARSRKHYRAEDIAAHAELTGGSWKRPIFANPNVDPGRIDKTAFIMCVMEHLHKALRRRDVFARGGDRWGDPRARLLSGQQWEHTRPTVLAALGLESEPAAHLAELASALEDGYHRVLEGLSTNTAVQFDGGKLRMDPLGAGAEPPLMGQFRARVEAMMPRVDFPDLLMEVAARTGFTRDFTHISGAETRMEDFNASLCALLVSEACNIGLTPVAKPGVAALTRSRLHQVDQGYVRAETISAANARLIEAQSDIGIVDSWGGGLLASADGMRFVVPVNNLHTRANPKYFGLRKRGATWLNVVNDQVMGLGGVVVPGTLRDSLFILDAIHARDGGEKPERVVTDNASYSDLVFGLFAICGYQFSPRIADLGDTRLWRTNTHAHYGPLDTMSRHTVHLDKIRAHWEDMLRVAGSLTTGAVRAHDLMRMLSRDGRPIGLGDAFAHYGRIFKTLHLLQFLHDESYRRMITAQLNTSEARHGLARKICHGNRGELRQRYRQGLEDQLGSLGLALNAVVWWNSLYIDAAVDQLRADGFPATEDMCARLSPLICEHINFLGSYTFPQPDVQAGLRPLRDPEATEE
- a CDS encoding recombinase family protein, with the protein product MRIGYGRVSTRDQHPEAQHDALVAADCQRVFIDNASGSLARRPELDNALMVTREGGQLVVTKLDRLGRSLEHLIELSKNLQRRGVDLVVLDQGIDTATAVGRMFFQILGAIAEFEHALLSERTIDGLQAARARGRTGGQKPKLGPRQVQLARQMYEETAEDGKRRYTVAQIAAEFGVTRSSIYRYLSKSEGNSEQ